The following are encoded together in the Pseudomonas sp. IB20 genome:
- a CDS encoding AraC family transcriptional regulator, producing the protein MPISRAKLFEHRPAELEVILPEPDHCFRWFEHDYPYDLARWNHHPEFEIHLIRQGSGKLVAGDYIGAFSAGHVALIGPDLPHDWIGDLAPGEYLTGRDVVLQFDGAALLALRKTLPELGDLQPLFEHARRGLQFRGDTAVQAARLMEGIGKAHGLQRLILFLQLLDMLKNAPAPHVQALASPCYAPTLDARSAERINKAFDYLMRELTGDLRLSVIAQQLEMSEPGFSRFFKRNTGHGFIDLMRKFRVQRACRLLLQSDMSVADICFEVGYANLSNFNRHFRIEMNQTPSEYRRETAMHLFNRIAEQPSPYTVGH; encoded by the coding sequence ATGCCCATCAGCCGCGCCAAACTGTTCGAACACCGCCCTGCCGAACTCGAAGTCATCCTGCCCGAGCCGGATCACTGTTTCCGCTGGTTCGAACATGACTACCCGTACGACCTGGCGCGCTGGAACCACCACCCCGAGTTCGAAATCCACCTGATCCGCCAAGGCAGCGGCAAGCTGGTGGCGGGTGACTACATCGGCGCGTTCAGCGCCGGGCATGTCGCGCTGATCGGTCCGGACCTGCCCCACGACTGGATCGGCGACCTGGCCCCCGGCGAATACCTGACCGGGCGCGACGTAGTCCTGCAATTCGACGGCGCCGCCCTCCTCGCCCTGCGCAAAACCCTGCCGGAACTCGGCGACTTGCAGCCGCTGTTCGAACACGCCCGTCGCGGCCTTCAATTTCGCGGCGACACCGCCGTGCAGGCCGCGCGCTTGATGGAGGGCATCGGCAAGGCCCACGGCCTGCAACGGCTGATCCTGTTCCTGCAGCTGCTCGACATGCTGAAAAACGCCCCCGCACCGCACGTGCAAGCGCTGGCCAGCCCTTGCTACGCTCCGACACTGGACGCGCGCAGCGCCGAGCGCATCAACAAAGCCTTCGATTACTTGATGCGCGAGCTGACCGGCGACTTACGCCTGTCGGTCATCGCGCAACAGCTGGAGATGAGCGAGCCGGGCTTCTCGCGCTTCTTCAAGCGCAACACCGGCCACGGGTTTATCGACCTGATGCGCAAGTTCCGCGTGCAACGTGCCTGCCGGTTGTTGCTGCAAAGCGACATGTCGGTGGCAGATATCTGCTTTGAAGTGGGCTACGCCAACCTGTCCAACTTCAACCGGCATTTTCGCATCGAGATGAACCAGACGCCGAGCGAGTATCGGCGCGAAACGGCGATGCATTTGTTTAATCGCATCGCTGAGCAGCCATCGCCCTACACCGTCGGCCATTGA
- a CDS encoding ABC transporter substrate-binding protein translates to MPSYAADTVTIATVNNSDMIRMQRLSKVFEQQHPDIKLNWVVLEENVLRQRLTTDIATQGGQFDVLTIGTYETPLWGAKHWLEPLTQLPADYDADDIFPSVRQGLSVNDTLYALPFYGESTVTYYRTDLFKQAGLSMPAHPTWTQLGEFAAKLTAKDKGQYGMCLRGKAGWGENIALLSTMANAFGARWFDEQWKPELTSPEWTAAANYYVNTLKNYGPPGVSSNGFNETLALFNSGKCAIWVDASVAGSFTTDKSQSKVADDVGFAAAPTEVTDKGSSWLYAWSLAIPATSKHKDAAKAFIAWATSKDYIQLVADKEGITNVPPGTRQSTYNEAYLKAAPFAQVTLEMMKHADPAHPSAKPVPYVGIQYVTIPEFQAIGTSVGKLFSAALTGGMTVDQALLQAQSTTEREMKRAGYPK, encoded by the coding sequence ATGCCCAGCTACGCCGCCGACACCGTGACCATCGCCACGGTCAACAACAGCGACATGATCCGCATGCAGCGCCTGTCCAAAGTATTCGAGCAGCAGCACCCGGACATCAAGCTCAACTGGGTGGTGCTCGAAGAAAACGTGCTGCGCCAGCGCCTCACCACCGACATCGCCACCCAGGGCGGGCAGTTCGATGTGCTGACCATCGGCACCTACGAAACCCCCTTGTGGGGCGCCAAGCACTGGTTGGAGCCGCTGACGCAACTGCCGGCCGACTACGACGCCGACGATATCTTCCCGTCGGTGCGCCAGGGCCTGTCGGTCAACGATACCCTCTATGCCTTGCCGTTCTACGGCGAAAGCACGGTCACCTACTACCGCACCGACTTGTTCAAACAAGCAGGGCTGAGCATGCCTGCGCACCCGACCTGGACCCAGCTCGGCGAATTCGCCGCCAAGCTCACCGCAAAGGACAAAGGCCAATACGGCATGTGCCTGCGCGGCAAGGCCGGCTGGGGCGAGAACATCGCCTTGTTGAGCACCATGGCCAACGCCTTCGGCGCGCGCTGGTTCGACGAACAGTGGAAGCCTGAATTGACCAGCCCCGAGTGGACGGCGGCGGCCAACTATTACGTCAATACCCTGAAAAACTACGGCCCACCGGGCGTTTCCAGTAATGGTTTCAACGAGACCCTGGCGCTGTTCAACAGTGGCAAATGCGCGATCTGGGTGGACGCCAGCGTCGCCGGCTCCTTCACCACCGACAAGAGCCAAAGCAAAGTCGCCGACGACGTAGGCTTTGCCGCCGCCCCGACCGAAGTCACCGACAAAGGCTCTTCGTGGCTCTACGCCTGGTCCCTGGCGATTCCCGCCACCTCCAAGCACAAAGACGCCGCCAAGGCGTTCATCGCCTGGGCGACCTCCAAGGACTACATCCAATTGGTCGCCGATAAAGAAGGCATCACCAACGTACCGCCAGGCACCCGCCAGTCCACCTACAACGAGGCTTACTTGAAAGCCGCGCCGTTTGCCCAGGTGACGCTGGAGATGATGAAGCACGCCGACCCTGCGCACCCGTCGGCCAAGCCGGTGCCGTACGTCGGCATCCAGTACGTGACCATCCCGGAATTTCAGGCTATCGGCACCTCCGTCGGCAAGCTGTTTTCGGCGGCGCTCACCGGTGGCATGACGGTGGATCAGGCGTTGCTCCAAGCGCAGTCCACCACCGAACGCGAGATGAAACGCGCCGGCTACCCGAAATAA
- a CDS encoding purine-nucleoside phosphorylase, protein MNVFTRLSLAVGVALLPHVVLADTAPIKPKVMLITMFAPEAQTWIDRLELKQEVRVPGLSAEYPVIRCNTQDVCLLVTGMGQTNAAASTLALALSPKFDLRQSYFLIAGIAGISPKHGTIGTAAWAHYLVEFGTQWEIDSRDAPKDWPTGYIGINTKGPNEKPPLDYKTEVFELNPKLQAKAFALSHKVELSESKESSAWRKHYPAAPANQPPQVTRCDTLAGNTWFSGTRLSERAEVWTKLLTDNKGEYCTTQQEDNSTYEALLRASREGLVDIQRLAVVRAGSDFDRPYPGYSEVDNLLKYADQGGFVPALENLYRTGNPLVQAILKNWSAWEKGVPEA, encoded by the coding sequence ATGAACGTGTTTACTCGTCTCTCGCTGGCTGTCGGCGTGGCTCTGTTGCCCCACGTGGTATTGGCGGACACCGCGCCGATCAAGCCCAAAGTGATGCTGATCACCATGTTCGCCCCCGAGGCGCAAACCTGGATCGATCGCCTGGAACTCAAGCAGGAGGTGCGCGTGCCGGGCCTCTCCGCCGAATACCCAGTGATCCGCTGCAACACCCAGGACGTGTGCCTGCTGGTCACCGGCATGGGCCAGACCAACGCCGCCGCCTCGACCCTCGCCTTGGCGTTGTCGCCCAAGTTTGATTTGCGCCAGAGCTACTTTTTGATCGCCGGGATCGCTGGCATCAGCCCAAAACACGGCACCATCGGCACCGCCGCCTGGGCGCATTACTTGGTGGAATTCGGCACCCAGTGGGAAATCGATTCGCGTGATGCGCCTAAAGATTGGCCGACCGGTTACATCGGCATCAATACCAAAGGCCCCAACGAAAAACCGCCGTTGGACTACAAGACCGAAGTGTTTGAGCTCAACCCCAAGCTGCAAGCCAAGGCGTTTGCCCTGTCGCACAAGGTTGAACTGAGCGAGAGCAAGGAATCCAGCGCCTGGCGCAAACACTACCCGGCCGCCCCGGCCAACCAGCCACCGCAAGTCACCCGCTGCGACACCCTGGCGGGCAACACCTGGTTCTCCGGCACGCGCCTGAGCGAGCGCGCCGAAGTCTGGACCAAGTTACTCACCGACAACAAAGGCGAGTACTGCACCACCCAGCAGGAAGACAACTCCACCTACGAAGCCCTGCTGCGCGCCAGCCGCGAAGGCCTGGTGGATATCCAGCGCCTGGCCGTGGTGCGTGCCGGCTCGGACTTCGACCGGCCGTACCCTGGCTACAGCGAAGTGGACAACTTGCTGAAATACGCCGACCAAGGCGGGTTTGTGCCGGCGCTGGAGAACCTGTATCGCACCGGTAATCCGTTGGTTCAAGCGATTCTGAAGAACTGGTCCGCCTGGGAAAAAGGCGTTCCCGAGGCCTGA
- a CDS encoding nucleoside-specific channel-forming protein Tsx, with product MHLTSRHPAFFGVSLLLAAVTGVLSAPILAQEKPADDSAQGETLAPEASPTKKGVYMSDWFNQDLTLIGSKDISFGPKPQDDVYLEYEYFGRKGPFELYGYIDVPKILGIGNSNDKGAWDHGSPVFMEHEPRISIDYLAGRSLAIGPFKEWYVAFDWIYDHGSNKSNRANTLYSGLGTDIDTHSRVNLSANFYGRYQWENYGASNEYQWDGYRAQMKYIVPIGKFDNGASLTYIGFTNYDFGSDLHKDNPARTANSVVATNVLLYSFTHLRFSLVGRYFHNGGNWEDGSELNFGEGNFRARSDGWGYYAGVGYQF from the coding sequence ATGCACCTCACCTCAAGGCATCCTGCTTTCTTTGGTGTTTCCTTGCTACTGGCAGCCGTTACGGGAGTACTCAGCGCACCCATTTTGGCGCAGGAGAAACCCGCCGATGACTCAGCACAGGGCGAAACCCTGGCTCCCGAAGCCAGCCCGACGAAAAAAGGCGTGTATATGTCGGACTGGTTCAACCAGGACCTGACGCTGATCGGCAGTAAAGACATCAGCTTCGGCCCCAAACCGCAAGATGACGTGTACCTGGAATACGAGTACTTCGGCCGTAAAGGCCCGTTCGAGCTGTACGGCTATATCGACGTGCCGAAGATTCTCGGCATCGGTAACAGTAATGACAAGGGCGCATGGGACCATGGCTCGCCGGTATTCATGGAGCACGAGCCGCGTATCTCCATCGATTACCTGGCCGGTCGCAGCCTGGCTATCGGCCCGTTCAAGGAATGGTATGTGGCGTTTGACTGGATCTACGACCACGGCAGCAACAAATCGAACCGCGCCAACACCCTGTACAGCGGCTTGGGTACCGACATCGACACCCACTCGCGGGTCAACCTGTCGGCCAACTTCTATGGGCGCTACCAGTGGGAAAACTATGGCGCGAGCAATGAATACCAGTGGGACGGCTACCGCGCACAAATGAAGTACATCGTGCCCATCGGCAAGTTCGACAACGGTGCTTCGCTGACCTACATCGGCTTCACCAACTACGATTTCGGCTCGGACCTGCACAAGGACAACCCGGCGCGCACCGCTAATTCCGTGGTGGCCACCAACGTGCTGCTGTACTCGTTCACTCACCTGCGCTTCTCCCTGGTCGGCCGTTACTTTCATAACGGCGGCAACTGGGAAGATGGCAGCGAGCTGAATTTCGGCGAAGGCAACTTCCGCGCTCGCTCCGATGGCTGGGGCTACTACGCCGGTGTCGGCTACCAATTCTGA
- a CDS encoding DUF6124 family protein, with amino-acid sequence MIKDSPNPPGQKDFDTSTLHEVAYRAINHYLNPGKPIPEPTDGLFSVRADLGTETLLVNASQDLASISEIANHMAFEIEGSQRNVALGICRMLEGVQLLVDKALNVAHPAA; translated from the coding sequence ATGATCAAAGACAGCCCAAATCCCCCCGGCCAAAAAGACTTCGATACAAGCACCCTGCACGAAGTGGCCTACCGCGCGATCAACCACTACCTCAACCCTGGAAAACCAATCCCCGAACCGACCGACGGGCTCTTCAGCGTGCGCGCCGATCTGGGCACGGAAACCTTGCTGGTCAATGCGTCCCAGGACCTGGCGTCCATCAGCGAGATTGCCAACCATATGGCGTTTGAAATCGAAGGCTCGCAACGTAATGTCGCGCTGGGCATCTGCCGGATGCTGGAAGGGGTGCAACTGTTGGTGGATAAGGCTCTGAATGTGGCCCATCCGGCGGCATAA
- a CDS encoding aminoglycoside phosphotransferase family protein, with translation MFERYLQSWNLTVDGDPVVTPGSHLLPVRWQGRPAMLKMAHTAEEQLGGRLMSWWAGEGAAQVYAHDDTVLLMERAIGPGSLMRMALNGQDDQASQIACATVARLHASRPSPPPGLVPLQTRFQSLWTAADDNGGVLRDCAAMARALLAAPQDVVVLHGDIHHDNILDFGARGWLAIDPKRVIGERGYDYANLICNPDLPTCHDPLRFTRQVEVIAQAANLARPRLLQWVLAHAGLSAAWFLEDGERQRAAIGFEVARLAQRALAQWPTV, from the coding sequence ATGTTCGAACGCTACCTGCAATCCTGGAACCTGACCGTTGATGGCGATCCTGTGGTGACGCCCGGCAGCCACCTGTTGCCCGTGCGTTGGCAAGGCCGGCCGGCAATGTTGAAAATGGCGCACACCGCTGAAGAGCAACTCGGTGGCCGGCTGATGAGCTGGTGGGCGGGCGAGGGTGCCGCGCAGGTGTATGCCCATGACGACACGGTGTTGCTGATGGAGCGGGCCATCGGCCCAGGCTCCCTGATGCGCATGGCCCTCAATGGGCAGGATGATCAAGCCAGCCAGATCGCCTGCGCCACGGTTGCCCGGTTGCATGCGTCACGCCCATCGCCGCCGCCAGGGTTAGTGCCCCTGCAAACCCGGTTCCAGTCCTTGTGGACGGCCGCTGATGACAACGGCGGCGTGTTGCGCGACTGCGCAGCGATGGCCCGTGCACTGTTGGCGGCGCCACAGGATGTCGTGGTGCTGCACGGTGATATCCATCACGACAATATTCTCGACTTCGGTGCTCGCGGCTGGCTGGCGATTGATCCAAAGCGCGTCATCGGCGAGCGCGGTTACGACTATGCCAACCTGATCTGCAACCCGGATTTGCCGACCTGCCACGACCCGCTGCGTTTCACCCGGCAGGTCGAGGTGATTGCCCAGGCTGCCAACCTCGCGCGCCCGCGCCTGCTGCAATGGGTGTTGGCCCATGCAGGTCTGTCCGCAGCGTGGTTCCTTGAAGATGGAGAGCGCCAGCGCGCAGCCATTGGCTTTGAAGTCGCCCGCCTGGCGCAACGCGCGTTGGCTCAATGGCCGACGGTGTAG